The Coffea arabica cultivar ET-39 chromosome 4e, Coffea Arabica ET-39 HiFi, whole genome shotgun sequence genome includes a window with the following:
- the LOC113742697 gene encoding protein ASPARTIC PROTEASE IN GUARD CELL 1-like yields the protein MAQTPSPILSFFLVLAFLLSFTSVSNSIRDHQHNSYQIFDVSAVIQKTHQVFTQTPQAQQEEEAKPTITATAQHNSSVLSFSLHPRASVKNPQHKDYSYLTRARIARDSAQVNSLNSKLEFALSGYTQADLKPVPTAIQPEDLETPLTSGVSQGSGEYFARMGVGRPGRSYYMVIDTGSDLSWLQCQPCADCYQQTDPIFDPSSSSTYRTVSCSAQECSELQISGCSGGKCIYQINYGDGSYTMGDLATDTVSFGNTGSVSDVPIGCGHDNVGLFVGAAGLVGLARAPLSLPGRLRATSFSYCLVNRDSSSSSTLDFNSAPPGDSVFASMVRNPKLDLFYYVDMVGINVGGETLSIPASVFQVDGNGRGGIIVDSGTAVTRLNTQAYNALRDAFKKYASDLPSSSGFSLFDTCYDFSSVGGSVRVPTVSFLLASGKRLLLKPSNYLVPVDGRGKFCLAFAPTSSLSIIGNVQQQGTRVSFDLANRQFGFSPNKC from the coding sequence CCATTCGTGATCATCAACACAACAGCTACCAAATTTTTGATGTTTCAGCCGTTATCCAAAAAACCCATCAAGTTTTCACTCAAACCCCACAAGCCCAGCAGGAAGAAGAAGCTAAGCCTACCATCACTGCCACCGCACAACATAACTCTTCGGTTCTCTCATTTTCACTGCACCCAAGGGCTTCCGTGAAAAATCCGCAGCACAAAGATTATTCTTACCTCACGCGCGCCCGTATCGCCCGTGACTCGGCCCAAGTTAACTCTCTCAACTCCAAGCTCGAGTTCGCTCTCTCCGGCTACACCCAAGCGGACCTCAAACCGGTTCCGACCGCCATCCAACCGGAGGACCTGGAGACGCCGTTAACTTCCGGGGTAAGTCAGGGAAGCGGAGAGTACTTTGCCCGTATGGGCGTGGGTCGACCCGGTAGATCATATTACATGGTTATCGACACCGGAAGCGACCTCAGCTGGCTCCAATGCCAGCCCTGCGCCGACTGCTACCAACAAACCGACCCAATATTCGACCCGAGTTCGTCATCGACTTACCGAACCGTTTCTTGCTCTGCCCAGGAATGCTCGGAGCTCCAGATTTCAGGGTGTAGTGGTGGGAAGTGTATTTATCAGATTAATTACGGGGATGGGTCCTACACGATGGGGGATTTAGCTACTGATACGGTGTCGTTTGGGAACACGGGTTCGGTCAGCGACGTACCCATCGGATGCGGGCATGATAATGTGGGCTTGTTTGTCGGCGCGGCTGGCTTAGTTGGACTGGCTCGAGCCCCTTTATCATTGCCTGGCCGACTGAGAGCGACGTCGTTTTCTTACTGTTTAGTGAACCGCGACTCCAGCTCGTCTTCGACTCTGGATTTTAACTCAGCCCCACCCGGTGACTCAGTCTTTGCTTCGATGGTTAGAAACCCGAAACTTGATCTATTTTATTACGTGGACATGGTCGGAATAAATGTCGGCGGCGAGACCCTATCGATTCCGGCGTCGGTTTTCCAGGTGGACGGAAATGGGCGCGGAGGAATTATAGTTGACTCGGGAACGGCTGTGACTCGGTTGAATACACAGGCGTATAACGCGCTGCGCGATGCGTTTAAGAAGTACGCATCAGATTTGCCTTCGTCCAGTGGGTTCTCTTTGTTCGACACGTGTTATGATTTTTCATCTGTCGGCGGTTCGGTAAGGGTTCCAACGGTGTCGTTTTTGCTCGCCAGTGGGAAGAGGCTGTTATTGAAGCCGAGTAATTACTTGGTGCCGGTTGATGGGCGGGGGAAATTTTGTTTGGCATTTGCTCCGACGAGTTCACTGTCTATTATCGGTAATGTGCAGCAGCAAGGGACACGTGTCAGTTTCGACCTGGCTAACAGGCAGTTTGGTTTTAGCCCCAATAAATGTTAG